From Caldivirga sp., the proteins below share one genomic window:
- a CDS encoding DNA double-strand break repair nuclease NurA, with amino-acid sequence MPDIFMDLLIKELNSVSSEVEGIENNLIGLDETVDPLWIKVNASSGFTKTVAVDGGLQEVKLSNGYSLSMARAIAVNNMGVEPIRTVKVSLFPESSPGGILTMGVLEVNAALRAINEYGGLRFVLMDGSLFAKILEALHIILLGRNIGEIYAIPEAVNLINATSRLINEAVKRGIKLLFISKDNSLRVYKEYLILRRLSESKVTQLRELASEGLNYYSVTWSRVLRARFFKLMKNLGGSKESQLISMLLNQSVSDSIILLSSLRRVNLNHGIVKPMIISGGLSPRLSRLTESDLDSLIERRLNESLIMRGIKPSLDSSTLINLPQVALTYVAVSPNDSPILVELPVMDGGFLQRPKIRDPTNVSELIEVSGLIISDYVDPVRYNGLLTLAHVYANFTVNQLSEYMAILQSKLGLRFSRRLGLTIL; translated from the coding sequence GTGCCCGACATATTCATGGACTTACTTATTAAGGAACTCAACTCAGTGTCAAGTGAAGTGGAGGGTATTGAGAACAACTTAATCGGCTTAGATGAGACTGTGGATCCACTGTGGATTAAGGTTAATGCCTCAAGCGGCTTCACGAAGACTGTGGCTGTTGATGGTGGGTTACAGGAAGTTAAGTTAAGCAACGGTTACTCACTCAGTATGGCTAGGGCTATTGCGGTCAACAACATGGGTGTTGAACCGATTAGAACCGTTAAGGTATCCCTATTCCCTGAGTCATCACCTGGTGGCATACTAACAATGGGTGTGCTTGAAGTTAATGCAGCCTTAAGGGCTATTAATGAATACGGTGGGTTAAGGTTCGTGCTCATGGATGGTTCACTGTTCGCTAAAATACTTGAAGCACTTCACATAATACTGTTGGGCAGGAACATTGGTGAAATATATGCTATACCTGAGGCGGTGAATTTAATTAACGCCACCTCCAGGTTAATTAATGAGGCAGTTAAGAGGGGGATTAAACTCCTCTTCATTAGTAAGGATAATAGCCTCAGGGTGTATAAGGAGTATTTAATTCTAAGAAGGTTAAGTGAAAGTAAGGTTACTCAGCTTAGGGAGCTGGCTAGTGAAGGGTTGAATTACTACTCAGTCACTTGGTCAAGGGTACTGAGGGCACGTTTCTTCAAACTAATGAAGAACCTTGGGGGGAGCAAGGAATCTCAGTTAATAAGTATGCTTCTTAATCAATCAGTAAGTGACTCAATAATACTCTTATCGTCATTACGTAGGGTTAACTTGAATCACGGTATAGTGAAACCCATGATAATAAGCGGTGGTTTAAGTCCACGACTAAGCCGTCTAACTGAATCAGACCTAGATTCCCTAATAGAGAGGAGACTTAATGAGTCATTGATAATGAGGGGGATTAAGCCAAGTCTAGATTCCTCAACATTAATTAACCTACCTCAAGTAGCCTTAACCTACGTAGCGGTCTCCCCGAATGATTCACCAATACTCGTGGAATTACCTGTAATGGATGGTGGCTTCCTGCAGAGACCCAAGATTAGGGATCCTACCAACGTCAGTGAACTCATTGAAGTTTCAGGGCTAATCATTAGCGATTACGTTGACCCAGTTAGGTATAATGGCCTATTAACGTTGGCTCACGTTTACGCCAACTTCACTGTTAACCAATTAAGCGAATACATGGCTATACTTCAAAGTAAGCTTGGGTTAAGGTTCTCAAGGAGACTTGGCCTAACAATACTTTAA